In the genome of Anabaena cylindrica PCC 7122, the window TAGTTTAGGAAACAGCAACCCAGAACGTTCTTTGTATTCTTCAAATTCAGGATATCGAGATAGAGATTTATCTTTTTTGTTCATATTGGGAACAAATACCATAGCTATAAATAACCCAAGAATTAGGAAAGGTAGCCAATGTTGAGCTAACATAGCAAATGCCAGATAAATCAATACTTCTCCTAAATAATTAGTATTACGACATCTGGCAAAGAAACCTTCTGTAATTAGTCCAGTTTTATACTTGAGTGTATAGTATTTTTGGGCATCACTAGTAAAATGTAAAAACACACCCACAATATTCAAAGAAATAGCAGCAGCTACTAATGGTAAAGGTGGAACAGTACCGCTACTAATGAGAATAAATGGTGCTATCCAGTACAAGCCAAGTAGAAAAAAGGTAATAATTCCTTGCACAGTGGGAATTTCTTGCTCCCATTTTTTATCTGGAAAGATACTATCTTTTATTAACCAAAGAAAACCATAAGTACTATGAAGGGTAAGAT includes:
- a CDS encoding methyltransferase family protein encodes the protein MKIKHPINFHKGLTFPIVLALMVLYHNFTIGAWVYLTLHSTYGFLWLIKDSIFPDKKWEQEIPTVQGIITFFLLGLYWIAPFILISSGTVPPLPLVAAAISLNIVGVFLHFTSDAQKYYTLKYKTGLITEGFFARCRNTNYLGEVLIYLAFAMLAQHWLPFLILGLFIAMVFVPNMNKKDKSLSRYPEFEEYKERSGLLFPKLLISRNIQEEETTA